A stretch of Halichondria panicea chromosome 1, odHalPani1.1, whole genome shotgun sequence DNA encodes these proteins:
- the LOC135330757 gene encoding uncharacterized protein LOC135330757 → MGVLQLLMHIVLLSFTVGKSRAMSVSLTVEGGASLIGEHCPGTVRLFCEGVQLTTLRWSYNVTNKEIHSFYPDSVTSTQIELNSAFISVALRAVSQNGANPIYGNFSSTLTLDISPIVDQHINEIRCGDPANYQMIPIDIQIRQQSQPKDPQQFNIQTSVDFSAYILLLISWEPPVLVCPHYGQQIRYEITLTGSDDRQILTTSGGDCTMVCRVTFTVPHSGDGNYVLELQAINDVGRS, encoded by the exons ATGGGAGTACTTCAGTTGTTAATGCATATTGTTTTATTGTCCTTCACTGTTGGAAAAAGCAGAGCAATGA GTGTTTCTCTGACTGTTGAGGGAGGAGCAAGTCTAATTGGTGAGCACTGTCCTGGAACTGTCAGACTGTTCTGTGAAGGAGTGCAGCTCACTACTTTGCGTTGGAGTTACAATGTCACTAACAAAGAAATTCATTCATTTTACCCTGACAGCGTGACCTCCACTCAAATTGAATTGAATTCAGCCTTCATTTCTGTTGCGTTGAGAGCAGTTTCACAAAATGGAGCTAACCCAATTTACGGAAACTTTTCTTCCACTCTTACTCTCGACATCTCACCGATTGTGGATCAGCACATTAATGAAATCAGATGCGGAGATCCAGCAAACTACCAGATGATCCCTATTGATATTCAGATAAGACAACAGTCACAACCAAAAGACCCTCAACAATTCAATATTCAAACATCTGTTGACTTTTCTGCTTATATTCTGCTACTAATTTCATGGGAACCACCA GTTTTGGTATGCCCTCATTATGGACAGCAAATCCGCTATGAGATCACCTTAACTGGGAGTGATGATCGTCAAATCTTAACAACTAGTGGTGGTGACTGTACAATGGTGTGCAGGGTCACATTCACTGTCCCTCACTCCGGAGATGGTAACTACGTGTTGGAGCTCCAAGCCATTAACGACGTGGGGAGAAGCTAG
- the LOC135351132 gene encoding uncharacterized protein LOC135351132, producing the protein MKYLLKIKHRFLDIVLGGLCILPFLSTGIEGISPTVNLTVERGVSLVGEHCPGTIRLLCEGVDLTTLRWRYNGDNVIYSFSTTDLPMNSVTTNPAFINVELKFVASTPNDKRFGNFVSVLTADIAQLQSQNVGNINCGDPGTIDTEPVNIRILQPSIPITPRVSSVVATYLFGALQTIDVSWIKLEEDCPEFAATLVYELRLTGVQSHQSHQSLTANQTSCRSELCDESFSLNVSGKRVNVTGYNLSLRARNNIGSSEAFMYQLKQQSDQYFSTEINATNCPSLRTQCVSEDSNLRNATCSVSYGTDPTFMDLPYNMDSPFDIPFPITAGLSSNTTFFLAYSTPVPGYAIILIVIRETLTTDVCEHGPNTASIVAPIATVLVIILIIMILLFIIGVVLCCVRKYRKKNKSSINRFEEDTEFVKPQTELVKLQTDEATYNSTETCNYAPPLSKAVQDKDAEQEPKYWFSLGPLKFGRSEDTTPIGACGAPVTSPVVLVPPGQTDLSAGVSGQYTAIGRSSLCWKSNRLDEENGQTDLVKPQTDEAMYDSSESNNAPPLSKGVQDKDAKQEPKYRFSLGPLKFGRSEDTTSICGASVTSPVVTPGQTDLSAGSSANRPKEENRQTEFVKPQTTYSTSDATPLSMALPDEDLKQEPKYRISLGPLKFRRSEDTTVTLIGCALVTSPVVPPGQTDLPAGNSINRPDEKNGQTEVVKPQTGEATYNSSETSNAPPFSEAVQDKDAKLEPKYRFSLGPLKFGWSEDTTPIGCAPVTSPVITPGQTDLLAGVNDDGACSSRSCDGFT; encoded by the exons ATGAAATATTTGCTG AAGATAAAACACCGCTTTCTTGACATTGTATTGGGGGGACTTTGCATCTTACCATTTCTATCAACTGGGATTGAAG GGATTTCACCAACAGTCAACCTGACTGTTGAGAGAGGAGTGAGTCTGGTTGGTGAACACTGTCCTGGAACTATCAGACTGCTCTGTGAGGGAGTGGATCTGACTACTTTACGTTGGCGATACAATGGGGACAATGTTATTTATTCATTTTCGACCACTGATTTGCCAATGAACTCTGTAACAACTAATCCAGCTTTCATAAATGTTGAATTAAAGTTTGTTGCTTCCACCCCGAATGACAAAAGATTTGGAAACTTTGTTTCAGTTCTGACAGCGGATATTGCCCAACTCCAATCTCAAAACGTAGGAAACATCAACTGTGGGGACCCAGGAACAATTGACACAGAACCAGTTAATATTAGGATATTGCAACCATCTATTCCTATTACACCAAGAGTATCTTCGGTTGTTGCTACCTACCTTTTTGGCGCATTGCAGACAATTGACGTCTCATGGATAAAGCTG GAGGAGGATTGCCCAGAATTTGCTGCTACACTCGTGTACGAGCTGCGTCTAACTGGAGTGCAGTCTCATCAGTCTCATCAGTCACTAACTGCCAACCAAACTAGCTGCAGATCTGAATTGTGTGATGAATCTTTTTCACTGAATGTTTCTGGCAAAAGAGTAAATGTTACTGGGTACAACCTCTCATTAAGAGCAAGGAATAACATCGGCTCTAGTGAGGCTTTTATGTACCAACTAA AGCAGCAGAGCGATCAGTACTTCTCAACCGAAATCAATGCCACAAATTGCCCATCACTGCGTACTCAGTGTGTATCAGAAGATTCAAATCTACGCAATGCCACCTGTTCTGTGTCCTATGGAACTGATCCTACATTTATGGACCTCCCCTACAATATGGACTCTCCATTTGATATTCCTTTCCCGATAACAGCTGGGCTTTCTTCTAACACTACATTTTTTCTGGCCTATTCTACACCTGTTCCAGGATATGCTATTATTCTAATAGTCATAAGGGAAACATTAACTACAG ATGTATGTGAGCACGGGCCCAATACTGCATCAATTGTAGCACCAATTGCAACTGTACTTGTGATAATTCTTATTATCATGATACTGCTGTTCATTATTGGAGTTGTACTTTGTTGTGTAAGAAAATACCGAAAGAAAAATAAG agTTCTATTAACCGATTTGAAGAGGACACAGAATTTGTTAAGCCACAAACTGAACTTGTTAAGCTACAAACTGACGAAGCAACCTACAACAGTACTGAAACCTGCAATTATGCACCACCACTCTCCAAGGCAGTGCAAGATAAAGACGCAGAGCAGGAACCCAAGTACTGGTTCTCTTTGGGGCCTCTCAAGTTTGGAAGGAGTGAAGATACTACTCCAATTGGTGCATGTGGTGCTCCTGTTACCTCACCGGTAGTACTAGTTCCCCCTGGACAGACAGACCTATCAGCTGGGGTAAGTGGCCAATATACTGCGATTGGTAGGTCCTCATTATGCTGGAAG AGTAACCGACTTGACGAGGAGAATGGTCAAACAGATCTTGTGAAGCCACAAACTGACGAAGCAATGTACGACAGTTCTGAATCCAACAATGCACCACCACTCTCCAAGGGAGTGCAGGATAAAGACGCAAAGCAGGAACCCAAGTACAGATTTTCTTTGGGGCCTCTCAAGTTTGGAAGGAGCGAAGACACTACTTCAATATGTGGTGCTTCTGTTACCTCACCGGTAGTTACCCCTGGACAGACAGACCTATCAGCTGGG AGTTCTGCTAACCGACCTAAAGAGGAGAATCGTCAAACAGAATTTGTGAAGCCACAAACTACCTACAGCACTTCTGATGCAACACCACTGTCCATGGCATTGCCAGATGAAGACCTAAAGCAGGAACCCAAGTACAGGATTTCTTTGGGGCCTCTCAAGTTCAGAAGGAGCGAAGATACTACAGTAACTCTAATTGGTTGTGCTCTTGTGACCTCACCGGTAGTTCCTCCTGGACAAACGGACCTGCCAGCTGGG AATTCTATTAACCGACCTGACGAGAAGAATGGTCAAACAGAAGTTGTGAAGCCACAAACTGGTGAAGCAACCTACAACAGTTCTGAAACCAGCAATGCACCACCATTCTCTGAGGCAGTGCAAGATAAAGACGCAAAGCTGGAACCCAAGTACAGATTCTCTTTGGGGCCTCTCAAGTTTGGATGGAGTGAAGATACTACTCCAATTGGTTGTGCTCCTGTGACCTCACCGGTAATTACCCCTGGACAGACAGACCTATTAGCTGGG